The proteins below are encoded in one region of Tachypleus tridentatus isolate NWPU-2018 chromosome 4, ASM421037v1, whole genome shotgun sequence:
- the LOC143248121 gene encoding general transcription factor II-I repeat domain-containing protein 2A-like, giving the protein MHGRTTGEDIFKEVEKTLTNYDLIWKCLKCITTDGGKMCGVGRGFVGQVYKAFDSMGCTKPIVCHCIIHQKALCGKHLDLSCVIEPVVSIVNFIRSHALNHRKYRTFLEEINAEYSDLLYHTAVRRFSSASQNISSISKKKKNKNVQMEEAAAEIFKNWSPKDLA; this is encoded by the exons ATGCATGGAAGAACTACTGGTGAAGACATTTTCAAAGAGGTGGAGAAAACATTGACTAATTACGATCTGATTTGGAAATGTTTGAAGTGTATTACAACTGATGGTGGAAAAATGTGTGGTGTAGGAAGAGGTTTTGTTGGACAAGTCTACAAAGCTTTTGACAGTATGGGATGTACAAAACCTATAGTGTGTCACTGCATCATTCATCAAAAGGcactttgtggaaaacatttagatCTGTCATGTGTGATAGAACCAGTCGTATCAATAGTGAATTTTATTCGATCGCATGCACTCAATCATCGCAAGTATCGAACATTTTTGGAAGAAATAAACGCTGAATATAGCGATTTGCTGTATCACACTGCTGTAAGAAGGTTTAGTAGCG CTTCTCAAAATATCAGCTcaatcagcaaaaaaaaaaaaaataaaaacgttcaaATGGAAGAAGCAGCAGCAGAGATCTTCAAGAATTGGAGCCCAAAAGATTTGGCATGA